A single window of Paracoccus albus DNA harbors:
- a CDS encoding 5-bromo-4-chloroindolyl phosphate hydrolysis family protein encodes MAKRFGGRFSPGAQDMPQPKGEPVHPLESRVKWITIAAIPFLITAFWQEPLGLVTNLAGFGVVALGSLLTREGLQAEAAYNARRVARRPAWPRKLFGGVLTGLGLAVGAYAPDAAAGAALIGVAGLGLHYLSFGPDPMRDKGMEGVDQFQQDRVARFVAEGEDYLAGMLDAIRRTGDRRLEARVQVFAETARELFRRVEEDPGDLAAARRYLGVYLMGARDATVKFSDLYAHTRDQKAREDYEALLTDLEGNFAARTRSLIEGGRTDFDIEMQVLRDRLAREGVRPAETERAALEDRRGVELTDLIRETVKSGRKTD; translated from the coding sequence ATGGCCAAACGCTTTGGCGGACGCTTTTCCCCCGGCGCGCAGGACATGCCGCAACCCAAGGGAGAGCCGGTTCACCCGCTGGAATCGCGGGTCAAATGGATCACGATTGCCGCGATCCCTTTTTTGATCACTGCCTTCTGGCAAGAGCCTTTGGGGTTGGTCACGAACCTCGCTGGTTTCGGTGTCGTGGCGCTCGGCTCTTTGCTGACACGCGAAGGCCTGCAGGCAGAGGCCGCCTATAATGCCCGGCGGGTCGCCCGGCGACCGGCCTGGCCACGCAAGCTGTTCGGTGGTGTCTTAACCGGGCTTGGGCTTGCCGTTGGTGCCTACGCCCCGGATGCAGCCGCAGGCGCCGCGCTGATCGGTGTCGCGGGCCTTGGACTGCATTACCTTTCCTTCGGCCCGGACCCGATGCGTGACAAGGGAATGGAGGGCGTCGATCAGTTCCAGCAGGACCGCGTCGCCCGCTTCGTGGCAGAGGGCGAGGATTATCTTGCCGGAATGCTCGACGCGATCCGTCGCACTGGCGACAGGCGGCTTGAAGCGCGCGTTCAGGTCTTCGCCGAGACCGCGCGCGAACTGTTCCGCCGGGTCGAGGAAGACCCCGGCGATCTCGCCGCCGCGCGTCGCTATCTCGGCGTCTACCTGATGGGCGCGCGCGACGCGACGGTGAAATTTTCCGATCTTTATGCTCATACCAGAGACCAGAAAGCGCGTGAGGATTACGAGGCCCTTCTGACCGATCTCGAAGGCAATTTCGCCGCGCGGACACGATCCCTGATCGAAGGCGGACGTACGGATTTCGACATCGAGATGCAGGTTCTCCGCGACCGTCTTGCGCGCGAGGGCGTGCGCCCAGCAGAGACCGAGCGTGCCGCCCTGGAAGATCGGCGCGGCGTGGAATTGACTGATCTTATTCGTGAAACCGTGAAGTCGGGGCGGAAGACCGACTGA
- the truA gene encoding tRNA pseudouridine(38-40) synthase TruA, translating into MPRYAFRVEYDGAPFSGWQAQAGQPSVQGAIEAALGRLDPGFAQGARIAAAGRTDAGVHASGQVFHADLVKEWQVFRLGEALNWHLKPDPVAVTAVVPVEDDFHARFSALERRYTFRLVARRAPIVADRGWVWQVLKPLDVEAMRVAGQHLVGRHDFTTFRSTMCQSASPVKTLDEIRIEALDYPAGQEVRFHLRARSFLHNQVRSIVGTLERVGAGAWEPSRVKAALKARDRAACGPVCPPQGLSLTGVGYDPDPFGSA; encoded by the coding sequence ATGCCGCGCTATGCGTTTCGGGTGGAATATGACGGCGCACCGTTCTCTGGCTGGCAGGCTCAGGCCGGGCAACCAAGCGTTCAGGGCGCGATAGAGGCGGCTTTGGGCAGGCTCGATCCGGGCTTTGCCCAAGGCGCGCGGATCGCGGCGGCGGGGCGCACGGACGCCGGTGTCCATGCCTCTGGGCAGGTCTTCCACGCCGACCTGGTGAAGGAGTGGCAGGTATTTCGCCTGGGCGAGGCGCTGAACTGGCACCTCAAACCCGATCCCGTTGCGGTGACGGCTGTTGTCCCGGTTGAGGACGATTTTCACGCCCGGTTTTCGGCGTTGGAGCGGCGATATACGTTTCGGCTGGTGGCACGGCGGGCGCCGATCGTGGCGGATCGCGGTTGGGTTTGGCAGGTGCTGAAACCGCTTGATGTAGAAGCGATGCGGGTGGCGGGACAGCATCTAGTAGGGCGGCATGACTTTACCACCTTTCGCAGCACGATGTGTCAATCCGCCTCTCCGGTGAAAACGCTGGATGAGATACGGATTGAGGCACTCGACTACCCCGCCGGGCAGGAGGTGCGCTTTCACCTGCGCGCCAGAAGTTTCCTTCATAATCAGGTGCGTAGCATCGTTGGCACGCTGGAACGCGTCGGCGCCGGCGCGTGGGAGCCGAGCCGCGTCAAGGCGGCGTTGAAGGCGCGCGACCGGGCGGCTTGCGGGCCGGTTTGTCCGCCCCAGGGGCTTTCGCTGACGGGGGTGGGCTATGACCCCGACCCGTTTGGCAGCGCATGA